A region of Paramormyrops kingsleyae isolate MSU_618 chromosome 17, PKINGS_0.4, whole genome shotgun sequence DNA encodes the following proteins:
- the bace1 gene encoding beta-secretase 1 — MEAPWLLWMMLWTLFGNASPDSGRDVPEPLAIRVPLRQGLPSEAQPAAKQRAPGASRRRRGAEGISFVDMIDNLRGKSGQGYYVEMAVGTPPQKLNILVDTGSSNFAVGAAAHPFLRRYYHRSLSSSYRDLGHSVYVPYTQGRWEGELGTDVVSVPHGPNVSLRANIAAITQSDHFFINGSNWEGILGLAYAEIARPDETLEPFFDSLVRQTTVPNLFSLQLCGTGYSQNYSLDSATVGGSMIIGGVDPSLYVGDLWYTPIRREWYYEVIIVRIEVNGQDLNMDCKEYNYDKSIVDSGTTNLRLPRKVFQAAVKAIEAASSTEQFPSGFWLGEQLVCWQTGTTPWHIFPVISLYLMSENRNQSFRISILPQQYLRPVEDVASAQEDCYKFAVSQSSTGTVMGAVIMEGFYVVFDRQRKRIGFAVSTCHVHDEFRTASVEGPFHSMDLEDCGYNIPQTDESTLMTIAYIMAGICALFMLPLCLIVCQWRFTRCLRLGGGDFADDISLLK, encoded by the exons ATGGAGGCACCCTGGCTTCTATGGATGATGCTTTGGACACTGTTCGGTAATGCGAGCCCCGACTCCGGGCGCGACGTGCCGGAGCCGCTGGCCATTCGCGTCCCTCTGCGACAGGGCCTCCCGTCTGAAGCGCAGCCCGCGGCCAAGCAGCGGGCCCCGGGTGCGAGCAGGCGGCGCAGGGGCGCCGAGGGCATCAGCTTCGTGGACATGATCGACAACCTCCGGGGCAAATCTGGACAAGGTTACTACGTGGAGATGGCAGTGGGGACTCCGCCGCAAAAG CTGAACATCCTGGTGGACACAGGCAGCAGTAATTTTGCTGTTGGAGCAGCAGCTCATCCTTTCCTTCGCAGATACTACCACCGCTCTCT ATCAAGTTCGTATAGGGACCTTGGCCACAGTGTGTATGTGCCATACACGCAGGGCCGCTGGGAAGGGGAGCTGGGCACCGACGTGGTGTCTGTGCCCCACGGACCCAACGTTTCCCTGCGGGCTAACATCGCTGCCATCACACAGTCCGACCACTTCTTCATCAACGGCTCCAACTGGGAGGGCATCCTTGGGCTGGCCTACGCTGAGATTGCACGA CCCGACGAGACGCTGGAGCCCTTCTTCGACTCGCTGGTGCGGCAGACCACAGTTCCAAACCTCTTCTCCCTCCAGCTGTGTGGCACCGGGTACAGCCAGAATTACAGCCTGGACAGCGCTACTgtggggggcagcatg ATCATTGGGGGGGTAGACCCCTCCCTGTACGTGGGCGATCTGTGGTACACGCCGATACGCCGTGAGTGGTATTATGAGGTCATCATCGTGCGCATCGAGGTGAATGGGCAGGATCTCAACATGGACTGCAAGGAG TACAACTATGACAAGAGCATCGTGGATAGTGGCACCACCAACCTCCGCCTCCCCCGCAAGGTTTTCCAGGCCGCCGTCAAGGCCATCGAGGCGGCCTCCTCG ACCGAGCAGTTCCCATCAGGCTTCTGGCTGGGAGAGCAGCTGGTGTGCTGGCAGACAGGCACCACTCCCTGGCACATCTTCCCGGTCATCTCCCTCTACCTGATGAGCGAGAACCGCAACCAGTCCTTCCGCATCTCCATCCTGCCGCAG CAATACCTCCGGCCCGTCGAGGACGTGGCGTCGGCACAGGAAGATTGTTACAAGTTTGCCGTGTCCCAGTCAAGCACCGGGACCGTCATGGGCGCCGTGATCATGGAGGGCTTCTACGTGGTGTTCGACCGCCAGAGGAAGCGCATCGGATTCGCCGTCAGCACCTGCCATG TTCACGATGAATTCCGGACAGCTTCGGTGGAGGGCCCATTCCACAGCATGGACCTGGAGGACTGCGGCTACAACATACCTCAGACAGACGAGTCTACCCTGATGACCATCGCCTACATCATGGCTGGCATATGTGCTCTCTTCATGCTGCCTCTGTGCCTCATTGTCTGCCAATGGCGCTTCACCCGCTGCCTCCGTCTGGGTGGGGGCGATTTCGCCGACGACATCTCTCTCCTTAAATGA